Proteins from one Bacteriovorax sp. BAL6_X genomic window:
- a CDS encoding slipin family protein has translation MINFAPYLPFIILLLILLFNTVKVLKEYERGVIFFLGRFTSVRGPGLILLIPGLEKMQKADLRTVTMDIPSQDIISKDNVTLKVNGVVYFRVEDPEKSVIAVENYLLATGQIAQTTLRSVIGQFELDEILSMREQINARLQTILDEHTEPWGIKVSTVEVKAIDLPIEMQRAMAKQAEAERDKRAKVISAQGEFDAALKLAEAAKVLNESPNAITLRYLDTMKEISSGEGKSTTFFPLPVDFLTNIMGKGN, from the coding sequence ATGATAAATTTCGCGCCTTACTTACCATTTATAATTCTACTACTAATTTTATTGTTCAACACTGTCAAAGTTCTTAAAGAATACGAACGTGGTGTTATCTTCTTTCTGGGTCGCTTCACTTCAGTTAGAGGCCCTGGCCTAATTCTACTTATCCCAGGCCTAGAAAAAATGCAAAAAGCTGATCTTAGAACAGTAACGATGGATATTCCTTCGCAAGATATTATCTCAAAAGATAACGTGACTCTTAAAGTTAATGGTGTTGTCTACTTTAGAGTAGAAGACCCTGAGAAGTCTGTTATTGCGGTAGAGAACTATCTACTAGCAACAGGTCAAATTGCCCAAACAACTCTACGATCTGTAATTGGTCAATTCGAGCTTGATGAAATTCTATCAATGCGTGAGCAAATTAATGCACGTCTGCAGACAATTCTTGATGAACACACTGAGCCGTGGGGAATTAAGGTTTCAACAGTAGAGGTCAAAGCAATTGACCTTCCAATTGAGATGCAAAGAGCGATGGCAAAACAAGCTGAAGCTGAAAGAGACAAGCGTGCAAAAGTTATTTCAGCACAAGGTGAATTTGATGCGGCCCTTAAACTTGCAGAAGCAGCAAAGGTACTTAACGAGTCACCTAATGCTATTACTCTACGTTACCTTGATACAATGAAAGAGATCTCAAGTGGCGAAGGTAAATCAACAACATTCTTCCCTCTACCAGTAGATTTCTTAACAAATATCATGGGTAAGGGGAATTAA
- a CDS encoding nodulation protein NfeD, protein MKKRIITSFVALFTLFLASFSAVAADSSKETKEININSIVAVNIEEAITPATLNYLQMAFKSIEGQSQSAILIKINTPGGLVSVTKEIMHLIANSKNLVIGWIGPSSASATSAGAIIASSIPILYMADGTRIGAATPISGTSDIKEGDMKNKIVNDLVALVKSQASATGKNEKVFTKMITEAKSYTETEALKENVHNGIVDKIQGKGGLISTINNKTYISHHRPFKVKIADNYVLTTFEKTLGQKLLSFFASPDMAYILFLIGAALIYVEFQAPGGFIAGSIGAVAILIAGISFNVLSLNTGAFLLIIAAFILFILEIYITSFGLLTIAGIASLIFGSMFLFQTEESYLQISSTVLFSSIGAILAFIGLIAYVFYKSRKRIFSGPEDPYTGVEITITDIDGDKVFSRYNGELWQLTATGDMSKLKVGDKVQVIKKDNLKLQVKL, encoded by the coding sequence ATGAAGAAGCGTATCATTACAAGTTTTGTAGCACTCTTTACCCTATTTTTAGCATCATTCAGCGCAGTTGCAGCTGATAGCTCAAAAGAAACTAAAGAGATTAATATCAACTCTATCGTTGCAGTTAATATTGAAGAGGCCATCACACCGGCCACTTTAAATTATCTTCAAATGGCATTTAAAAGTATTGAAGGCCAAAGTCAGAGTGCCATCTTAATTAAGATAAACACACCAGGAGGCCTGGTTAGTGTCACAAAAGAGATTATGCACCTAATTGCTAATAGCAAAAATTTAGTCATTGGCTGGATTGGCCCGAGCTCAGCATCGGCCACGAGTGCAGGGGCCATCATTGCAAGTAGTATCCCTATTCTTTATATGGCAGATGGTACGCGTATCGGTGCCGCCACGCCAATTTCTGGAACCTCAGATATCAAAGAAGGCGATATGAAAAATAAGATTGTTAATGATCTTGTTGCCCTCGTAAAGTCTCAAGCTTCAGCGACTGGAAAGAATGAAAAGGTCTTCACAAAAATGATAACTGAAGCAAAGAGTTATACAGAGACAGAGGCCTTAAAGGAAAATGTCCACAACGGAATTGTTGATAAAATTCAGGGCAAGGGCGGTCTTATTAGTACAATTAATAATAAGACATACATTTCTCATCATAGGCCTTTTAAAGTTAAGATCGCTGATAACTACGTTCTCACAACATTTGAAAAAACTCTGGGGCAAAAACTTTTAAGCTTCTTTGCCTCTCCTGATATGGCCTATATTCTTTTCCTCATAGGAGCGGCCCTGATCTATGTCGAGTTTCAAGCGCCAGGAGGATTTATCGCTGGAAGCATTGGGGCCGTGGCCATCTTAATTGCAGGCATATCTTTTAATGTACTCTCCCTTAATACAGGGGCCTTCCTACTTATTATTGCGGCATTTATTCTCTTTATTCTAGAAATATATATTACAAGCTTCGGTCTACTGACTATCGCAGGTATAGCCAGCTTAATTTTTGGCTCCATGTTTCTTTTTCAAACAGAGGAGTCATACCTACAAATTTCTTCAACTGTTCTCTTTTCTAGTATTGGTGCAATACTCGCCTTTATTGGTCTGATTGCTTATGTTTTTTACAAGTCTAGAAAGAGAATATTTTCAGGACCTGAGGATCCATACACTGGTGTAGAGATCACAATTACAGATATTGATGGCGACAAAGTCTTTTCTCGCTACAATGGAGAATTGTGGCAACTTACGGCCACTGGCGATATGTCAAAGCTAAAAGTTGGTGATAAAGTACAGGTCATCAAAAAAGACAACTTAAAACTACAAGTAAAACTATAG
- a CDS encoding amidohydrolase family protein: MSSNNITYKVIIAHFFNPINDKKCEFLEDYAIVAKRTTRGDYKIIERMPKAQLSAYLSRKKNVEIIDKSGQYVIPGLYDTHFHWVQDAVCEMPKANLLHWLENYTWPYEANFKKLAFARKKAKEFTNKIANNGTIGGACYGSIHTHSVSEALKNFKGDYILGNVQMTMNSPEYLTMGVEETIAQTEALAKEYKDQYAVTPRFAITTDPVTMAAGAKTAKKHRSFIQTHLSETQNEIDFVLSIYKDIKGFEKVKTYTEIYDKVGLLTPKTIMGHGIYLSPKELKLLSEKQTMIAHCPTSNAPIKELGLGSGLFDYKRANRFKVHWALASDIGGGPFLSMLDVINSFVIQNHKRGHRDTSYTQGLYRASLAGATSMKLEQESGNFELGKKLHFVSLGSKKMSASLTTEEKLKKLIKRPNKERALYTDLIEATYYNGNVISNR; the protein is encoded by the coding sequence ATGTCATCAAATAATATTACTTATAAAGTAATTATCGCTCATTTTTTCAATCCTATAAATGATAAAAAATGTGAATTTTTAGAAGATTATGCAATTGTTGCAAAGCGCACAACAAGAGGTGATTACAAAATCATCGAACGTATGCCTAAAGCACAACTTTCAGCTTACTTATCACGTAAGAAGAATGTTGAGATAATTGATAAAAGTGGCCAATATGTAATTCCTGGCCTTTATGATACGCACTTTCACTGGGTGCAAGACGCTGTTTGTGAAATGCCAAAGGCAAATCTGCTACATTGGTTAGAAAATTACACTTGGCCATATGAAGCTAATTTCAAAAAACTTGCTTTTGCACGTAAGAAGGCTAAAGAGTTTACGAATAAAATTGCAAATAACGGAACAATTGGTGGAGCTTGTTATGGCTCAATTCACACTCATTCTGTTTCTGAAGCACTTAAGAATTTTAAAGGTGATTATATTCTTGGTAACGTGCAAATGACGATGAATTCCCCTGAGTATCTTACAATGGGTGTAGAGGAGACAATTGCACAAACAGAAGCATTAGCAAAAGAGTATAAAGATCAGTATGCAGTAACTCCTCGTTTTGCCATTACAACGGACCCTGTGACAATGGCCGCAGGAGCAAAGACTGCAAAGAAGCATCGTTCTTTCATTCAAACCCACCTAAGTGAAACACAAAATGAAATCGATTTCGTTCTTAGTATTTATAAGGATATTAAAGGATTTGAAAAAGTTAAAACATACACAGAGATTTATGACAAAGTAGGGCTTTTAACTCCAAAAACAATTATGGGGCATGGGATTTATCTTTCACCAAAAGAATTAAAACTCTTAAGTGAAAAGCAAACGATGATTGCTCATTGCCCAACAAGTAATGCTCCAATTAAAGAACTGGGACTAGGTTCGGGGCTTTTTGACTATAAGAGAGCTAACCGTTTCAAAGTTCACTGGGCACTAGCAAGTGATATCGGTGGAGGGCCTTTCCTTTCAATGCTCGATGTAATTAATTCATTTGTTATACAAAATCATAAAAGAGGACATCGCGATACTTCTTATACTCAAGGACTTTACCGAGCTTCACTTGCGGGTGCTACTTCGATGAAACTTGAGCAGGAGAGTGGTAATTTTGAGCTTGGTAAAAAGCTTCATTTTGTCAGTCTTGGAAGCAAAAAGATGAGCGCTAGCCTTACGACGGAAGAAAAACTTAAGAAGTTAATTAAGAGGCCTAACAAAGAGAGGGCCTTGTACACAGATTTAATTGAAGCGACGTATTATAACGGTAATGTAATTTCAAATAGATAG
- a CDS encoding helix-turn-helix domain-containing protein gives MRSFSHIAKLIKEKRTAHPKGYSQSELSHLLGYKNGQFISNVERALCNIPLKMLRRVCEILDINEAELKDAIIKDHEETLDNYLKDGSGVVGATTGAEATATTSNFVY, from the coding sequence ATGAGAAGTTTTAGTCACATCGCGAAGCTAATTAAAGAAAAGAGAACAGCACATCCAAAAGGATACTCTCAATCAGAATTATCACACCTTCTTGGTTATAAGAATGGTCAGTTCATCTCTAACGTTGAACGTGCTCTTTGCAATATCCCATTAAAGATGTTACGTAGAGTTTGTGAAATCTTAGACATTAATGAAGCAGAATTAAAAGACGCTATCATTAAAGATCACGAAGAAACTTTAGATAATTATTTAAAGGATGGATCAGGTGTTGTTGGTGCAACAACTGGTGCAGAAGCTACGGCGACAACTTCGAATTTTGTTTACTAA
- a CDS encoding malate dehydrogenase produces MTKRVKVAVTGAAGQIGYAILFRIASGQMFGPDTEVELQLLELPQALGALEGVKMELDDCAFPLLKNIVCTDKMEVAFKDANWILAIGAVPRKDGMERADLLKVNGGIFGPLGKAMAAHSAPDSKLFVVGNPCNTNCYIAMEASGLDKSRFFAMTTLDEKRAKTQLAQKAGVDVTEVTNMTIWGNHSATQYPDFYNAKISGKSAAEVISDEEYLQGEFISTVQKRGAAIIKARGASSAASAANACVAGVYALTHDTPAGETFSMCLASKGEYGVDEGLIFSFPCRVENGELKVVEGQEHNAFGQEKFNTTLEELRTERNTVKELGLV; encoded by the coding sequence ATGACTAAAAGAGTTAAAGTTGCAGTTACGGGTGCAGCAGGACAAATTGGTTACGCGATTCTTTTCAGAATTGCTTCAGGTCAAATGTTTGGACCAGATACAGAAGTTGAATTACAGCTTCTTGAACTACCTCAGGCACTAGGTGCACTTGAAGGTGTAAAAATGGAATTAGATGACTGTGCTTTTCCATTATTAAAAAATATTGTTTGTACAGATAAGATGGAAGTAGCATTTAAAGATGCTAACTGGATTCTTGCAATTGGTGCTGTTCCAAGAAAAGACGGAATGGAAAGAGCTGACCTTCTAAAAGTTAACGGTGGAATTTTTGGTCCACTTGGTAAGGCAATGGCCGCTCACTCTGCGCCAGATTCAAAATTATTCGTAGTTGGTAACCCATGTAATACTAACTGTTATATCGCAATGGAAGCCTCTGGACTTGATAAGTCGCGTTTCTTTGCAATGACAACTCTTGATGAGAAGAGAGCAAAAACTCAACTTGCTCAAAAAGCAGGTGTTGATGTAACTGAAGTAACTAATATGACAATCTGGGGGAATCACTCAGCTACTCAATATCCTGATTTCTACAATGCAAAGATCTCTGGTAAGTCTGCTGCAGAAGTTATCTCTGATGAAGAATACCTCCAAGGTGAATTCATCTCAACAGTTCAAAAAAGAGGTGCTGCAATTATTAAGGCACGTGGTGCTTCTTCTGCTGCTTCAGCTGCAAACGCTTGTGTTGCAGGTGTATACGCTCTTACTCATGATACTCCAGCAGGTGAGACATTCTCTATGTGTCTTGCTTCAAAAGGTGAGTATGGAGTGGATGAAGGTCTTATCTTCTCATTCCCTTGTCGTGTTGAAAACGGTGAGCTAAAGGTTGTTGAGGGGCAAGAGCACAATGCTTTTGGACAAGAGAAGTTTAATACAACTCTTGAAGAGCTTCGTACTGAAAGAAACACTGTAAAAGAACTAGGTCTGGTATAG
- a CDS encoding cyclic nucleotide-binding domain-containing protein: MRIIHNENAIIIKQGDQSEMIYLVEEGELLVFVVDGNKVSPVATVGPGEMIGEMAFFTGTHRAAYVMAKTKVTLMEIDSETIKEKLPDWLFKMTKNVVDRIHHLDKVIAKSGIKRKKADTVKPLSIEEQREILELIK; encoded by the coding sequence ATGAGAATTATTCATAACGAAAATGCAATCATCATTAAACAAGGAGACCAGTCTGAAATGATCTACCTTGTTGAAGAGGGAGAACTTCTCGTATTTGTTGTCGATGGTAATAAAGTGAGCCCAGTTGCAACAGTTGGTCCAGGAGAGATGATTGGCGAAATGGCATTCTTCACAGGCACTCACCGAGCAGCCTACGTCATGGCCAAAACCAAAGTCACACTAATGGAAATAGATAGTGAGACGATAAAAGAAAAACTACCTGATTGGCTCTTTAAAATGACAAAGAATGTAGTTGATCGTATTCACCACCTCGATAAAGTTATCGCAAAAAGTGGTATAAAAAGAAAGAAGGCCGACACTGTTAAACCTTTAAGTATTGAAGAGCAAAGAGAAATTCTTGAACTCATAAAATAA
- a CDS encoding U32 family peptidase → MKDAKNTRWVPELLAPAGSLEKLKVAISYGANAVYLGGQKYGLRQAADNFTIDEIREGVEFAHERGALVYVVLNSFFHDKDFDGLLDFIKELDDVGIDAVIVSDPGVINYIAENTNLEIHLSTQASCLNVESAKLWKKLGVTRIVLGREVAISDAKKIKEEAGVEIEMFVHGSMCMAYSGNCVISNYTQGRDSNRGGCAHSCRFEYKIDDGKKELNSYFMSSKDLEGIRLLQDFIDAGIDSLKVEGRMKSPMYAGTISMVYSQALAYYKEHGNFLSDDLLKWEEELTKVTHRAYTQASLVEEANESSIYNDREHEDKTYRAIGKVAQVVDNEFIVVDVRSAFELGESLEIMPFSNAHVDVKIDHISNLAGESFERTRPGALFKIPYVAGVEVNNLVRAKVVN, encoded by the coding sequence ATGAAAGATGCAAAAAACACCAGATGGGTACCTGAGCTTTTAGCTCCGGCAGGTAGCCTAGAAAAATTGAAAGTGGCCATTAGTTACGGTGCCAATGCCGTATATCTTGGTGGCCAAAAATATGGACTTCGCCAAGCGGCCGATAATTTCACTATTGATGAAATACGTGAAGGAGTTGAGTTTGCTCATGAACGTGGTGCTCTCGTCTATGTCGTCTTAAATTCATTCTTTCACGATAAAGATTTTGATGGCCTATTGGATTTTATTAAAGAGCTTGATGATGTTGGAATTGATGCAGTTATTGTCTCAGATCCTGGAGTCATTAATTATATCGCCGAAAATACAAATCTAGAAATTCACCTTTCAACGCAGGCAAGTTGTCTCAATGTTGAAAGTGCAAAACTTTGGAAGAAGTTAGGTGTAACTCGTATCGTCCTAGGACGTGAGGTTGCAATTTCAGATGCTAAGAAAATCAAAGAAGAAGCAGGTGTCGAAATTGAGATGTTTGTTCATGGATCAATGTGTATGGCCTACTCTGGAAATTGCGTGATTTCCAACTATACTCAGGGACGTGACTCTAATCGCGGTGGATGTGCTCATAGCTGTCGCTTTGAATATAAAATTGATGATGGAAAGAAGGAGCTAAATAGCTATTTCATGAGTTCTAAGGACCTTGAAGGGATTAGACTACTTCAAGATTTTATTGATGCCGGAATTGATTCTTTAAAAGTTGAGGGACGTATGAAGTCTCCAATGTATGCAGGAACAATCTCAATGGTCTACTCTCAGGCACTGGCCTATTATAAAGAACATGGAAACTTCTTAAGCGATGATCTACTTAAGTGGGAAGAAGAACTTACAAAAGTTACTCACCGTGCATACACTCAGGCATCTCTTGTAGAGGAGGCCAATGAGTCTTCGATCTATAATGATCGAGAACATGAGGATAAGACATATCGTGCTATTGGAAAGGTTGCACAAGTTGTTGATAATGAGTTTATTGTTGTTGATGTAAGAAGTGCATTTGAATTAGGGGAGTCCCTTGAAATTATGCCTTTTTCAAATGCTCACGTGGATGTAAAAATTGATCATATCTCTAATCTTGCTGGAGAGAGCTTTGAGCGAACACGTCCTGGAGCACTTTTTAAAATACCATACGTTGCAGGAGTTGAGGTGAATAACCTTGTTCGTGCAAAGGTTGTAAATTAA
- a CDS encoding peptidase U32 family protein: MKTTTYLNNLNDLPNIIANKSLVSEVILATRLFSQVGKLSIEEMVHAVELLKSEAISYSLEWDILMTETRFAMYKQQFQKYADLGFKSIRLRDPGAINFCLNEYPDLMIDLLLDTGGHHNLNSIKVWKKLIGDRLRKIVLSIELSSSVIKEFCQEIHSWGIETELLVFGRILLFYTPRNLVSPLYSDESLENDYLEVSGSSEESPHKGFPIVENQHGTFMFNTKDQFLLEYIDELKDCGVNDLRVDTRHLENNELLNDVVSLINSFDKLKAKEIKDQFGNSTTRGFFHVNKSDVLFKKLKNKRTQRQDEGFLGEVVDVVKKSHMAILIKGMRGKEFALKVGDELRLNTPDGKIKTTKVHKITHTNGRESDYAKTGELVLIPHVSGVSVKTMAYKN, from the coding sequence ATGAAGACGACAACTTATTTAAACAACCTTAATGACCTTCCTAATATTATTGCTAATAAATCATTAGTAAGTGAAGTCATTTTAGCAACTCGCTTATTTTCTCAAGTTGGAAAACTCTCTATTGAAGAGATGGTACATGCCGTTGAGCTATTGAAATCAGAAGCAATTTCCTACTCTTTAGAGTGGGATATTCTTATGACAGAAACTCGATTTGCAATGTATAAACAACAATTTCAAAAATATGCAGACCTTGGTTTTAAGAGTATTCGTTTAAGAGATCCAGGGGCCATTAATTTTTGCTTAAATGAATATCCAGATCTAATGATCGATCTTCTTTTAGATACTGGTGGACACCATAACCTTAACTCTATTAAAGTTTGGAAGAAGCTTATTGGTGATCGCCTAAGAAAGATTGTTCTCTCAATTGAACTTTCTAGTAGTGTGATTAAAGAGTTTTGCCAAGAGATTCACTCATGGGGAATTGAAACAGAATTGCTTGTCTTTGGAAGAATTTTACTTTTCTATACACCAAGAAATCTTGTGTCTCCTTTGTATTCTGATGAAAGCTTAGAAAATGATTATCTTGAAGTTAGTGGTTCAAGTGAAGAGTCTCCTCATAAAGGATTTCCGATTGTTGAAAATCAACACGGAACATTTATGTTTAATACAAAAGATCAATTTCTTTTAGAGTATATTGATGAATTAAAAGATTGTGGTGTAAATGATCTAAGAGTTGATACACGCCATCTTGAAAATAATGAACTCTTAAATGATGTGGTTTCACTTATTAATTCTTTTGATAAGTTAAAGGCAAAAGAGATAAAAGATCAATTTGGTAACTCAACAACACGTGGTTTTTTTCATGTGAATAAATCAGATGTTCTATTTAAGAAGCTTAAGAATAAACGTACTCAGCGCCAAGATGAAGGCTTTCTAGGTGAAGTCGTCGATGTTGTGAAGAAGTCTCATATGGCCATTCTTATTAAGGGAATGCGTGGTAAGGAGTTTGCTCTTAAAGTTGGAGATGAGCTTCGCTTAAATACACCGGATGGAAAGATTAAGACAACGAAAGTTCATAAGATTACACATACGAATGGTCGCGAGTCGGACTATGCAAAGACAGGGGAGTTAGTGCTAATTCCACATGTTAGTGGTGTCAGTGTTAAGACTATGGCCTATAAGAATTAG